A genomic window from Streptomyces sp. NBC_00234 includes:
- a CDS encoding S1 family peptidase has protein sequence MKQLLRALKRCTVIAAVALATVSLQPAGASAAPAPVVGGTRAAQGEFPFMVRLSMGCGGALYAKDIVLTAAHCVGASGNNTSIVATTGVVDLQSSSAVKVRSTKVLRAPGYNGTGKDWALIKLASPVNQPTLKIATTTAYNQGTFTVAGWGAATEGGGQQRYLLKATVPYVSDADCQDAYGGSLVPGEELCAGYLATGGVDTCQGDSGGPMFRKDSAGAWLQVGIVSWGEGCARAGYPGVYTEVSTFAAAIASAAATL, from the coding sequence TTGAAGCAGCTTCTGCGTGCACTGAAAAGATGCACCGTCATAGCCGCCGTGGCCCTCGCCACCGTCAGCCTCCAGCCCGCCGGAGCCTCCGCGGCCCCCGCTCCCGTCGTCGGCGGAACCCGCGCGGCCCAGGGCGAGTTCCCGTTCATGGTCCGGCTCTCCATGGGCTGCGGCGGCGCGCTCTACGCCAAGGACATCGTCCTGACCGCCGCGCACTGCGTCGGCGCGTCGGGCAACAACACCTCGATCGTCGCCACCACGGGTGTCGTCGACCTCCAGTCGTCCTCCGCCGTCAAGGTCAGGTCCACCAAGGTCCTCCGGGCCCCGGGCTACAACGGCACGGGCAAGGACTGGGCGCTGATCAAGCTGGCCTCGCCCGTCAACCAGCCGACACTGAAGATCGCCACGACCACCGCCTACAACCAGGGCACCTTCACCGTCGCCGGCTGGGGCGCCGCCACCGAGGGCGGCGGCCAGCAGCGCTACCTCCTCAAGGCGACCGTGCCGTACGTCTCCGACGCCGACTGCCAGGACGCGTACGGCGGCTCCCTCGTCCCCGGTGAGGAACTCTGCGCCGGATACCTCGCCACCGGCGGCGTCGACACCTGTCAGGGCGACTCCGGCGGCCCCATGTTCCGCAAGGACAGCGCCGGAGCGTGGCTCCAGGTCGGCATCGTGAGCTGGGGCGAGGGCTGCGCACGGGCCGGCTACCCCGGTGTGTACACCGAGGTCTCGACCTTCGCCGCCGCCATCGCCTCGGCGGCGGCCACCCTCTGA
- a CDS encoding helix-turn-helix domain-containing protein codes for MYHTWMRFFTPSPLHHRLGLVCLGVGLQHGALPTVGPRTLDHHVAVIINSGSGWFIGPDGRRVSVTAPSLIWLTPGTPHHYGADPATGWDESFVDFTGPATTTYTELGCIEPDRPLVPLSDTAGPRAAVSRIVRAARRGNPLLEVETGAAVHELLVSLRRARADIGPDGDPVLQSLAREAFQPLSVAEHASRHGMTPAELRSAVRRGAGCSPKDYLLGIRLGRAKELLVATDLPVAAVARRVGYDDPAYFSRLFARRVGTAPVRFREQQGRSVPGGWSDRIPDPDHPPTITP; via the coding sequence ATGTACCACACATGGATGCGCTTCTTCACTCCCAGCCCGCTCCACCACCGGCTTGGCCTGGTCTGTCTCGGCGTCGGCCTCCAGCACGGCGCCCTGCCGACGGTCGGTCCGCGCACACTCGACCACCACGTCGCGGTGATCATCAACTCGGGCAGCGGCTGGTTCATCGGCCCGGACGGCAGGCGCGTGTCCGTCACCGCGCCCAGCCTCATCTGGCTCACCCCCGGCACACCCCACCACTACGGGGCCGACCCGGCCACCGGCTGGGACGAGAGCTTCGTCGACTTCACCGGCCCCGCCACGACGACGTACACCGAACTCGGCTGCATCGAACCCGACCGCCCCCTCGTCCCGCTCTCCGACACCGCCGGCCCGCGCGCCGCCGTCAGCCGCATCGTGCGCGCCGCCCGCCGCGGCAACCCGCTCCTCGAAGTGGAGACCGGCGCCGCCGTCCACGAACTCCTCGTGTCCCTGCGCCGGGCCCGCGCCGACATCGGGCCGGACGGCGACCCGGTGCTCCAGTCCCTGGCCCGCGAGGCGTTCCAGCCGCTCTCCGTCGCCGAGCACGCCTCCCGCCACGGCATGACACCCGCCGAACTGCGCTCCGCGGTACGGCGGGGCGCCGGGTGCAGCCCCAAGGACTACCTGCTGGGCATACGGCTGGGCCGCGCCAAGGAACTCCTCGTCGCGACGGACCTCCCCGTCGCCGCCGTCGCCCGCCGCGTCGGCTACGACGACCCCGCCTACTTCTCCCGGCTGTTCGCCCGCCGCGTCGGCACCGCCCCCGTCCGCTTCCGCGAACAGCAGGGGCGCAGCGTCCCGGGCGGCTGGAGCGACCGCATCCCCGACCCGGACCACCCGCCGACGATCACCCCGTGA
- a CDS encoding SDR family oxidoreductase, whose product MTATVGSTGLCAGRVVVVTGAGRGLGRAHALAFAAAGAKVVVNDLGVGPAGDGVSAGPARQVADEIVAAGGEAVVNGGDIATTEGAASLVADALEAFGRLDTLVNNAGFLRDRMLVNLAEEDWDAVMRVHLKGHFLPLKHAAAHWRAESRAGRTPVARVISTSSGAGLLGSVGQGNYAAAKAGIVALTLVAAAELGRYGVQVNAIAPAARTRMTEQTFAETMAAPGDGSFDAMAPGNVSPLVVWLGSAASDGVTGRVFEAEAGRITVMEGWRPGPTADRGARWAPEEAGEAVRGLLKEAEAPGAVYGATPSAPPARPAGPGPSGT is encoded by the coding sequence ATGACCGCGACCGTGGGCAGTACCGGACTCTGCGCGGGCCGGGTCGTCGTCGTGACGGGAGCGGGGCGCGGTCTCGGCCGGGCCCACGCCCTGGCCTTCGCCGCCGCAGGGGCGAAGGTCGTCGTCAACGACCTCGGGGTCGGCCCCGCGGGCGACGGCGTCTCGGCGGGACCGGCCCGGCAGGTGGCCGACGAGATCGTCGCTGCGGGCGGCGAAGCGGTGGTCAACGGTGGGGACATCGCGACGACGGAAGGGGCGGCGTCGCTGGTCGCGGACGCGCTGGAAGCCTTCGGGCGGCTGGACACCCTGGTCAACAACGCGGGCTTCCTGCGGGACCGGATGCTCGTGAACCTGGCCGAGGAGGACTGGGACGCCGTGATGCGGGTCCACCTCAAGGGCCACTTCCTGCCGCTGAAGCACGCGGCGGCGCACTGGCGGGCGGAGTCCCGGGCGGGACGCACGCCCGTGGCCCGGGTCATCAGCACCAGTTCGGGCGCGGGGCTGCTCGGCAGCGTCGGCCAGGGCAACTACGCCGCCGCGAAGGCCGGCATCGTCGCCCTCACCCTCGTCGCCGCAGCCGAACTGGGCCGGTACGGCGTCCAGGTCAACGCGATCGCTCCGGCGGCCCGCACCCGGATGACCGAGCAGACGTTCGCGGAGACGATGGCGGCGCCCGGGGACGGCTCGTTCGACGCGATGGCCCCGGGGAACGTCTCCCCGCTCGTGGTGTGGCTCGGTTCGGCCGCGAGCGACGGGGTGACGGGGCGGGTCTTCGAAGCCGAGGCGGGCCGGATCACGGTGATGGAGGGCTGGCGGCCGGGCCCCACGGCGGACCGCGGAGCCCGGTGGGCGCCGGAGGAGGCGGGGGAGGCGGTCCGTGGCCTGCTGAAGGAGGCGGAAGCCCCCGGAGCGGTGTACGGGGCGACGCCCTCCGCACCGCCGGCCCGTCCCGCCGGCCCCGGCCCGTCCGGCACCTGA
- a CDS encoding enoyl-CoA hydratase family protein: MGVSTSRPTEAVSVVTVDHPPVNALPVQGWYDLADAVRAAGRDPGVRCVVLAATGRGFNAGVDIKELQSDTGHGALIAANRACFEAFAAVYECEVPVVAAVNGFCLGGGIGLVGNADVIVASEDATFGLPELDRGALGAATHLARLVPQHLMRTLYYTSRTVTATELHSHGSVWKVVPAEELIGAALEVAGEIAHKDGYLIRLAKAAINGIDPVDVRRSYRFEQGFTFEAGLSGTADRVRDTFGKEARP; this comes from the coding sequence ATGGGTGTCTCCACCTCACGCCCCACCGAAGCCGTTTCCGTCGTCACCGTCGACCACCCGCCCGTCAACGCCCTTCCCGTACAGGGCTGGTACGACCTCGCCGACGCGGTCCGCGCCGCGGGCCGCGACCCCGGGGTGCGCTGCGTCGTCCTGGCCGCGACCGGGCGCGGCTTCAACGCGGGCGTCGACATCAAGGAACTGCAGAGCGATACGGGCCACGGCGCCCTGATCGCGGCCAACCGCGCGTGCTTCGAAGCCTTCGCCGCCGTGTACGAGTGCGAGGTCCCGGTCGTCGCCGCGGTGAACGGCTTCTGCCTGGGCGGCGGCATCGGACTCGTCGGCAACGCCGACGTGATCGTGGCGAGCGAGGACGCCACCTTCGGCCTGCCCGAGCTGGACCGCGGCGCGCTCGGCGCGGCCACCCACCTGGCCCGCCTGGTCCCGCAGCATCTGATGCGCACGCTGTACTACACCTCGCGCACCGTGACCGCCACCGAACTCCACTCCCACGGCTCGGTCTGGAAGGTCGTACCGGCCGAGGAACTCATCGGCGCGGCACTGGAGGTGGCCGGGGAGATCGCCCACAAGGACGGGTACCTGATCCGGCTGGCCAAGGCCGCCATCAACGGCATCGACCCGGTGGACGTACGCCGCAGCTACCGCTTCGAGCAGGGCTTCACGTTCGAGGCCGGTCTCAGCGGGACCGCCGACCGCGTCCGCGACACCTTCGGCAAGGAGGCACGACCGTGA
- a CDS encoding chorismate mutase produces MTTSDIDESVRAELNRLRESIDNIDAAVVHMLAERFKCTQQVGHLKAEHQLPPADPAREGRQIARLRQLAESAKLDPAFAEKLLNFIVAEVIRHHERIADESANGDTA; encoded by the coding sequence ATGACCACGAGCGACATCGACGAGTCCGTACGCGCCGAACTGAACCGGCTGCGCGAGAGCATCGACAACATCGACGCCGCAGTCGTCCATATGCTCGCCGAGCGCTTCAAGTGCACCCAGCAGGTCGGCCACCTCAAGGCAGAGCACCAGCTCCCGCCCGCCGACCCGGCCCGCGAAGGGCGTCAGATCGCCCGGCTGCGGCAGCTCGCGGAGAGCGCGAAACTCGACCCGGCCTTCGCCGAGAAGCTGCTGAACTTCATCGTGGCCGAAGTCATCCGCCACCACGAACGGATCGCGGACGAGTCCGCGAACGGCGACACCGCGTAG
- a CDS encoding glycoside hydrolase family 35 protein → MPDFTVGDDHFRLDGEPVRLLSGAMHYFRVHEEQWDHRLSMLRAMGLNCVETYVPWNLHEPRPGRFRDVDALGRFLDAAHRAGLWAIVRPGPYICAEWENGGLPVWVTGRFGRRVRTRDAEYLAAVERWFRELLPQVVQRQITRGGPVIMVQAENEYGSYGSDRVHLEQLTGLLRQCGITVPLFTSDGPDDHMLTGGSVPGLLATANFGSGAREAFGVLRRHQPKGPLMCMEFWCGWFEHWGADPVVRDPAEAAGALREILECGASVNVYMAHGGTNFAGWSGANRSGPLQDQELRSTVTSYDYDAPVDEYGRPTEKFWLMREVLAAYADGPLPELPPPPAALAETVRAELTQWAPLAGVLDALGDPETPESGVAPTFEELGVDRGLVRYRVDVPGPRRPYALGVVGLRDRAVVYVDGVRAGVLTEEDATLAEPVAGPAQVELWVESLGRVNYGRRLGEPKGITGGVLHERQFLHGVRAGALRLDAFDGAEGVSAVAFRGVDRSVAGRRGLFRGTFEAPASGTGDAGLELPGWTRGFVWVNGFCLGRYWSAGPQETLYVPGPVLRAGSNEVWVLELEGSGDPFVELGPGVPVRTGTPGDVQS, encoded by the coding sequence ATGCCTGACTTCACCGTGGGGGACGACCACTTCCGGCTCGACGGAGAGCCCGTACGGCTGTTGTCGGGGGCGATGCACTACTTCCGGGTGCACGAGGAGCAGTGGGATCACCGCTTGTCGATGCTGCGTGCCATGGGGCTCAACTGCGTCGAGACGTACGTGCCGTGGAATCTCCACGAGCCGCGTCCCGGCCGGTTCCGTGACGTGGACGCGCTCGGCCGGTTCCTGGACGCGGCGCACCGGGCCGGTCTGTGGGCGATCGTGCGCCCGGGGCCGTACATCTGCGCCGAGTGGGAGAACGGCGGGCTGCCGGTCTGGGTGACGGGTCGGTTCGGGCGGCGGGTGCGGACCCGTGACGCGGAGTATCTGGCGGCGGTGGAGCGGTGGTTCCGGGAGCTGCTGCCGCAGGTGGTCCAGCGGCAGATCACCCGCGGCGGTCCGGTGATCATGGTGCAGGCGGAGAACGAGTACGGGAGCTACGGCAGCGACCGGGTGCATCTGGAGCAGCTGACGGGGCTGCTGCGGCAGTGCGGGATCACGGTGCCGCTGTTCACCTCCGACGGGCCGGACGACCACATGCTGACCGGTGGTTCCGTGCCGGGGCTGCTGGCCACGGCGAACTTCGGGTCGGGTGCGCGGGAGGCGTTCGGGGTGCTGCGCCGCCATCAGCCGAAGGGGCCGCTGATGTGCATGGAGTTCTGGTGCGGCTGGTTCGAGCACTGGGGTGCCGACCCCGTCGTACGCGATCCGGCGGAGGCCGCCGGGGCGTTGCGGGAGATCCTGGAGTGCGGGGCGTCCGTGAACGTCTACATGGCGCACGGCGGGACGAACTTCGCGGGCTGGTCGGGTGCGAACCGTTCGGGTCCGCTGCAGGACCAGGAGTTGCGGTCCACGGTGACGTCGTACGACTACGACGCCCCGGTCGACGAGTACGGGCGGCCCACGGAGAAGTTCTGGCTGATGCGCGAGGTGCTCGCCGCGTACGCGGACGGGCCGCTTCCGGAGCTGCCCCCGCCGCCCGCCGCGCTCGCGGAGACGGTGCGGGCGGAGCTGACGCAGTGGGCGCCCCTGGCGGGCGTACTGGACGCGCTGGGTGATCCGGAGACGCCGGAGAGCGGGGTTGCGCCGACGTTCGAGGAGCTCGGCGTGGACCGGGGTCTGGTGCGCTACCGGGTCGACGTGCCGGGCCCGCGCCGGCCGTACGCGCTGGGCGTGGTGGGGCTGCGGGACCGGGCGGTGGTGTACGTGGACGGCGTCCGGGCCGGTGTGCTGACCGAGGAGGACGCCACCCTCGCGGAGCCGGTCGCGGGTCCCGCGCAGGTCGAACTGTGGGTGGAGTCGCTGGGCCGGGTCAACTACGGCCGGCGGCTGGGTGAACCGAAGGGCATCACCGGCGGGGTGCTGCACGAGCGGCAGTTCCTGCACGGGGTGCGGGCCGGTGCGCTGCGGCTGGACGCCTTCGACGGCGCGGAGGGGGTCTCGGCGGTCGCGTTCCGTGGCGTCGACCGTTCCGTGGCCGGGCGGCGCGGCCTGTTCCGGGGGACGTTCGAGGCACCCGCCTCGGGTACCGGCGACGCCGGTCTCGAACTGCCGGGCTGGACCCGTGGGTTCGTCTGGGTGAACGGGTTCTGCCTGGGGCGCTACTGGTCGGCCGGCCCGCAGGAGACGCTGTACGTGCCGGGTCCGGTGCTCCGGGCGGGCTCCAACGAGGTGTGGGTGCTGGAGCTGGAGGGGTCCGGCGATCCGTTCGTGGAGCTGGGTCCGGGGGTGCCCGTCCGGACGGGCACCCCCGGGGATGTTCAGTCGTGA
- a CDS encoding CoA transferase subunit A, protein MTPEEAVARLDSGMTIGIGGWGSRRKPMALVRALLRSPVTDLTVIAYGGPDVGLLAAAGKIRKLVAAFVTLDSIPLEPHFRAARERGAFDLTEIDEAMFMWGLHAAANRLPFLPVRAGLGSDVMRVNPGLRTVASPYEDGEELVAMPALRMDAALVHVNRADRLGNGQYLGPDPYFDDLFCEAADTAYVSCERLVETAELTAEAAPQTLLVKRHTVTGVIETPNGAHFTSCTPDHPRDEAFQKAYATAAADPDAWAAFSERFLPAHGTEKDYQSAVQTWHEERK, encoded by the coding sequence ATGACCCCGGAGGAAGCCGTCGCCCGGCTGGACAGCGGCATGACGATCGGTATCGGCGGCTGGGGATCGCGCCGCAAACCGATGGCACTGGTACGGGCGTTGCTCCGCTCCCCGGTCACCGACCTGACCGTGATCGCGTACGGCGGTCCCGATGTCGGCCTGCTCGCCGCGGCCGGAAAGATCCGCAAGCTGGTGGCGGCCTTCGTCACGCTCGACTCGATCCCCCTGGAACCGCACTTCCGCGCGGCCCGCGAGCGCGGGGCGTTCGACCTGACGGAGATCGACGAGGCGATGTTCATGTGGGGGCTGCACGCCGCCGCCAACCGCTTACCCTTCCTTCCCGTACGGGCCGGCCTCGGCTCCGATGTCATGCGGGTCAACCCGGGCCTGCGGACGGTCGCTTCGCCGTACGAGGACGGCGAGGAACTGGTCGCGATGCCCGCCCTGCGGATGGACGCCGCGCTGGTCCACGTCAACCGTGCGGACCGGCTGGGCAACGGCCAGTACCTGGGACCCGACCCGTACTTCGACGACCTGTTCTGCGAGGCCGCCGACACCGCGTACGTCTCCTGCGAACGGCTCGTCGAGACCGCCGAACTGACCGCGGAGGCAGCCCCGCAGACCCTCCTCGTCAAACGGCACACCGTCACCGGCGTCATCGAGACCCCGAACGGTGCGCACTTCACCTCCTGCACCCCCGACCACCCCCGCGACGAGGCGTTCCAGAAGGCGTACGCCACCGCCGCGGCGGACCCCGACGCCTGGGCGGCGTTCTCCGAACGCTTCCTGCCCGCGCACGGCACCGAGAAGGACTACCAGTCCGCCGTCCAGACCTGGCACGAGGAGCGGAAATGA
- the pepN gene encoding aminopeptidase N yields the protein MSVLTRNEAQTRAQLLDVHRYTIDLDLTTGEETFDSRTVIHFTAHAAGDTFVELKPATLHSVTLDGQPLDPELLDGNRYPLTALTAGPHELRADAAMRYSRTGEGMHRFTDPTDGETYVYTQLFMDDVQRVFAAFDQPDLKSVFEIAVTAPDSWTVLGNGIAEHTGDGRWSIAATPLISTYLVAVAAGPWHSITTEHAGLPFGIHCRRSLAPHLDADADEILDITRACFDRYHEKFEEPYPFDSYDQAFVPEFNAGAMENPGLVTFRDEFVYRSAVTDTERQTRAMVISHEMAHMWFGDLVTLSWWDDIWLNESFAEYMGYQTLTEATRFTDTWVEFGVARKGWGSDADQRPSTHPVAPDPDAVPDTASALLNFDGISYAKGASALRQLVAWLGEKDFLAGINTHFARHKFANATLADFIDNLASATDRDVHAWAEQWLRTTGIDTLTAQVAESDGQWSLTVDRDGSRPHRIAVGAYEHSLDTQSGPVRLVLRDRFELDVPQGESATTLPGRRPALLVLNDGDLTYAKVRLDPESWDTVVQSLSGIPEPLTRALVWNTARDMVRDGELAPADYLTAARTHLPHETDLAVVQGVLSFASLHIAGRFLPSEERRTALATLTAICRDLIRRTEDGSAPGLRLIAVRHFIDAATQPEAIQDWLAGGTVPGGPELDPELRWRILTRLAVLGATDDTAIDAELAQDPSATGQEGAARCRAALPTPEAKATAWQSMFTDDSLSNYLFTATAQGFWQPEQAELVQDYVSRYYPDATALAVRRGPAIAEAAGRYAFPATTVDAESLALGTRALDDQALIPALRRKLIDQLDDLRRALAVRDAH from the coding sequence ATGTCCGTACTGACGCGCAACGAAGCGCAGACCCGAGCCCAGCTCCTCGACGTACACCGGTACACGATCGACCTCGATCTCACCACGGGCGAGGAGACCTTCGACTCCCGCACCGTCATCCACTTCACCGCCCACGCGGCCGGGGACACGTTCGTCGAGCTCAAGCCCGCCACCCTGCACTCCGTCACGCTGGACGGGCAGCCCCTCGACCCGGAACTCCTCGACGGGAACCGCTACCCCCTCACCGCGCTCACCGCCGGCCCGCACGAACTGCGCGCCGACGCCGCCATGCGCTACTCCCGCACCGGCGAAGGCATGCACCGCTTCACCGACCCGACCGACGGTGAGACGTACGTCTACACCCAGCTGTTCATGGACGACGTCCAGCGCGTCTTCGCCGCGTTCGACCAGCCCGACCTCAAGTCCGTCTTCGAGATCGCGGTCACCGCCCCCGACAGCTGGACCGTCCTCGGCAACGGCATCGCCGAGCACACCGGGGACGGCCGCTGGTCCATCGCCGCCACCCCCCTCATCTCCACCTACCTCGTCGCCGTCGCCGCGGGCCCCTGGCACTCGATCACCACCGAGCACGCCGGACTGCCCTTCGGCATCCACTGCCGCCGCTCCCTCGCCCCGCACCTCGACGCCGACGCCGACGAGATCCTCGACATCACGCGCGCCTGCTTCGACCGGTACCACGAGAAGTTCGAGGAGCCCTACCCCTTCGACTCGTACGACCAGGCATTCGTCCCCGAGTTCAACGCGGGCGCCATGGAGAACCCCGGCCTCGTCACCTTCCGCGACGAGTTCGTCTACCGCTCGGCCGTCACCGACACCGAACGCCAGACCCGCGCCATGGTCATCTCCCACGAGATGGCCCACATGTGGTTCGGCGACCTCGTCACTCTCTCCTGGTGGGACGACATCTGGCTCAACGAGTCCTTCGCCGAGTACATGGGCTACCAGACCCTCACCGAAGCCACCCGCTTCACCGACACCTGGGTCGAATTCGGCGTCGCCCGCAAGGGCTGGGGCTCCGACGCCGACCAGCGCCCCTCCACCCACCCCGTCGCCCCCGACCCCGACGCCGTCCCCGACACCGCGTCCGCGCTCCTCAACTTCGACGGCATCAGCTACGCCAAGGGCGCATCCGCCCTGCGCCAACTCGTCGCCTGGCTCGGCGAGAAGGACTTCCTGGCCGGCATCAACACCCACTTCGCCCGCCACAAGTTCGCCAACGCCACCCTCGCCGACTTCATCGACAACCTGGCCTCCGCCACCGACCGCGACGTCCACGCCTGGGCCGAGCAGTGGCTGCGCACCACCGGCATCGACACCCTCACCGCACAGGTCGCCGAGAGCGACGGCCAGTGGTCCCTCACCGTCGACCGCGACGGCAGCCGCCCCCACCGCATCGCCGTCGGCGCATACGAGCACTCCCTCGACACCCAGTCCGGACCGGTACGCCTCGTCCTGCGCGACCGCTTCGAACTCGACGTCCCCCAGGGCGAGTCCGCCACCACCCTGCCCGGCCGCCGCCCCGCCCTCCTGGTCCTCAACGACGGCGACCTGACCTACGCCAAGGTCCGCCTCGACCCCGAGTCCTGGGACACCGTCGTACAGTCGCTCTCCGGCATCCCCGAACCGCTGACCCGCGCCCTCGTCTGGAACACCGCACGCGACATGGTCCGCGACGGCGAACTCGCCCCCGCCGACTACCTGACCGCCGCCCGCACCCACCTCCCGCACGAGACCGACCTCGCCGTCGTCCAGGGCGTCCTCTCCTTCGCGTCCCTCCACATCGCCGGCCGCTTCCTGCCGTCCGAGGAACGCCGCACGGCCCTCGCCACCCTCACCGCCATCTGCCGCGACCTCATCCGCCGCACCGAGGACGGCTCCGCCCCCGGCCTGCGCCTCATCGCCGTACGCCACTTCATCGACGCCGCCACCCAGCCCGAAGCCATCCAGGACTGGCTCGCAGGCGGCACCGTCCCCGGCGGACCCGAGCTCGACCCCGAACTCCGCTGGCGCATCCTCACCCGCCTCGCCGTCCTCGGCGCCACCGACGACACCGCCATCGACGCCGAACTCGCCCAGGACCCCAGCGCCACCGGACAGGAAGGCGCCGCCCGCTGCCGGGCCGCCCTCCCCACCCCCGAGGCGAAGGCCACCGCCTGGCAGTCCATGTTCACCGACGACTCCCTCTCCAACTACCTCTTCACCGCCACCGCCCAGGGCTTCTGGCAGCCCGAACAGGCCGAACTCGTACAGGACTACGTCTCCCGCTACTACCCCGACGCGACCGCCCTCGCCGTCCGCCGGGGCCCCGCCATCGCCGAAGCGGCCGGCCGCTACGCCTTCCCCGCCACCACCGTGGACGCCGAAAGCCTCGCCCTCGGCACCCGCGCCCTCGACGACCAGGCACTCATCCCCGCACTGCGCCGCAAGCTCATCGACCAGCTCGACGACCTCCGCCGCGCCCTCGCCGTCCGCGACGCCCACTGA
- a CDS encoding pyridoxal phosphate-dependent decarboxylase family protein, with protein sequence MPTPPLAGGTAGPAALRPLLDTVLDALHQGAARRGGPLPAGGPDSTTSRLRTAAHPLIPDTGTGAEPALRTLVTALAEGAADPAHPHCAAHLHTPPLALAAAADLAASALNPSMDSWDQAPAASALEADLTAALAAEIYPQATAPDAVITTGGTEANQLALLLARERHGPVQTIRGANAHHSITRAAWLLGLPEPVVVPAPTGVMDPAALDEALTRLHRPLLVTATAGTTDTGEIDPLDDIADLCAAHGAELHIDAAYGGPLLFSPTHRHKIQGLDRAHSVTFDLHKLGWQPASASLLAVPDHHDLDALHHRAPYLNAEDDTEAGLPDLLGRSLRTTRRPDALKIAVTLRALGRTGLADLVDRTVAAADHLADLITAHPGLDLYDRPTISTVLFRPTGAPDHTVAVIRRTLLNRGHAVLGRTDADGRRWLKATLLNPHTTPDDLHTLIDLVTTVTDGLAEGSTPR encoded by the coding sequence ATGCCCACCCCACCCCTCGCCGGAGGCACCGCAGGCCCCGCCGCCCTGCGCCCCCTCCTCGACACGGTGCTCGACGCCCTGCACCAAGGCGCGGCCCGGCGCGGCGGACCACTCCCCGCGGGCGGGCCCGACAGCACCACGTCCCGGCTCCGCACCGCCGCCCACCCCCTCATCCCCGACACGGGAACCGGCGCCGAACCGGCCCTGCGGACCCTCGTCACCGCACTCGCCGAAGGAGCCGCGGACCCGGCACACCCGCACTGCGCGGCCCACCTCCACACCCCACCGCTCGCGCTCGCCGCAGCCGCCGACCTCGCCGCCTCCGCACTCAACCCCTCCATGGACTCCTGGGACCAGGCCCCCGCCGCCTCCGCCCTCGAAGCCGACCTCACCGCCGCACTCGCCGCCGAGATCTACCCGCAGGCCACCGCACCCGACGCCGTCATCACCACCGGCGGCACCGAAGCCAACCAACTCGCCCTGCTCCTCGCCCGCGAACGCCACGGCCCCGTACAGACCATCCGCGGAGCCAACGCCCACCACAGCATCACCCGCGCCGCCTGGCTCCTCGGACTCCCCGAACCCGTCGTCGTCCCCGCCCCCACAGGCGTCATGGACCCCGCAGCACTCGACGAAGCCCTCACCCGACTCCACCGCCCCCTGCTCGTCACCGCCACCGCCGGCACCACCGACACCGGAGAGATCGACCCCCTCGACGACATCGCCGACCTCTGCGCCGCCCACGGCGCCGAACTCCACATCGACGCCGCCTACGGCGGCCCCCTCCTCTTCAGCCCCACCCACCGACACAAGATCCAGGGCCTCGACCGCGCCCACAGCGTCACCTTCGACCTGCACAAACTCGGCTGGCAGCCCGCCTCAGCCTCCCTCCTCGCCGTCCCCGACCACCACGACCTCGACGCACTCCACCACCGCGCCCCCTACCTCAACGCCGAGGACGACACCGAAGCCGGCCTGCCCGACCTCCTCGGCCGCTCCCTGCGCACCACCCGCAGACCCGACGCCCTCAAGATCGCCGTCACCCTCCGCGCACTGGGCCGCACCGGACTCGCCGACCTCGTCGACCGCACCGTCGCCGCCGCGGACCACCTCGCCGACCTCATCACCGCACACCCCGGCCTCGACCTCTACGACCGCCCCACCATCAGCACCGTCCTCTTCCGCCCCACCGGAGCCCCCGACCACACCGTCGCCGTCATCCGACGCACCCTCCTCAACCGAGGCCACGCCGTACTCGGCCGCACCGACGCCGACGGCCGCCGCTGGCTCAAGGCCACCCTCCTCAACCCCCACACCACCCCGGACGACCTCCACACCCTCATCGACCTCGTCACCACCGTCACAGACGGCCTCGCGGAAGGCAGCACACCCCGATGA